Proteins from a genomic interval of Acetobacterium woodii DSM 1030:
- a CDS encoding Crp/Fnr family transcriptional regulator, translating into MEVFFIKQQEIIQQIINHYLFSGFTEATLNPFFLTHRYAIRKYKKDQIIHLQNERCDGMDIIQVGQVSVQNLDENGNILVINVFHQGDILGANLLFSTRNHYPMTVVAQSEVLLLQLNRELILDLCQANRGFMIGLMTEISDRTLILTDKINAISLKSIRRCIIDFLNYEFRFQKNSVIRLPLTKKELAEKFGIQRSSLSRELNKMRSDGLIEFDSRSITIKELSIIAQDINR; encoded by the coding sequence ATGGAGGTGTTTTTTATTAAACAGCAAGAGATTATTCAACAAATCATCAACCATTATCTCTTTAGTGGATTTACCGAAGCAACGCTGAATCCGTTTTTTCTGACGCATCGCTATGCAATCCGTAAGTATAAAAAAGATCAGATCATTCATTTGCAAAATGAACGTTGTGATGGGATGGATATCATTCAAGTTGGACAGGTTTCGGTTCAAAATTTAGACGAAAACGGAAATATTTTAGTAATCAATGTGTTTCATCAGGGTGATATATTGGGCGCTAATCTCTTGTTTTCAACAAGAAATCATTATCCGATGACCGTTGTAGCGCAATCAGAGGTATTGCTCCTTCAGTTGAATAGAGAACTCATTTTGGATTTGTGTCAGGCAAACAGAGGATTTATGATTGGTTTAATGACGGAAATTTCTGATCGGACCCTAATTCTTACTGATAAAATAAATGCGATTTCATTAAAAAGCATCCGGAGATGTATTATCGATTTTCTAAACTATGAGTTTAGATTTCAAAAAAATTCAGTTATTCGACTCCCCTTAACAAAAAAAGAGTTGGCTGAAAAATTCGGAATACAGCGATCATCGTTAAGTAGAGAATTGAATAAAATGAGAAGTGATGGGTTAATCGAGTTTGATTCAAGAAGTATTACCATTAAGGAGCTGAGTATTATTGCTCAAGATATTAATCGTTAG